One genomic window of Chiloscyllium punctatum isolate Juve2018m chromosome 21, sChiPun1.3, whole genome shotgun sequence includes the following:
- the LOC140492542 gene encoding nucleotidyltransferase MB21D2-like produces the protein MATLASLSGKDAALGAKPPAFAKPLNDLDFHSGARIEEITKLIQEFGKYEMRDFDDRRALEVHTAKDFVFSMLGLVQKLDHKLPVSNEYLLLSGGVREGVVDMNPDELGDYARGMDYDVDFTLLVPALKLHDRNQPVTLDMRHSAPCHSWLSLRLFDERTMEKWRDCCTETGPSPPGGGGGSHYFSPTKVADWFFRSVRAVIEEVRRHPQRGVPGVAAVEKNGTVVTVILNVGRSRMLYDIVPVVSFKGWPAVAQNWLMENHFWDGKITEEEVISGFYLVPACSSGGNPENEWRLAFSRSEVQLKKCISTPLIQAYQAYKAMIVKLLSRPRAVSPYHLRSLMLWACDRLPSNFLGQEDNMAHFLLGLLDDLAHCLVNKSCPNYFLPQCNMFEQLSDSTVLLLACRLSSVRSDPAEHLRSAIEHAKAAGRLAQELQQALPGLASSQSDGLLSSAGRQDDSLARKLQQLVTENQGKSISVFLNPDDVSKPHFRIDDKFF, from the exons ATGGCGACTTTGGCGTCGTTGTCCGGCAAGGATGCCGCACTAGGTGCTAAACCGCCAGCCTTTGCCAAACCCCTGAACGACTTGGACTTCCACTCAGGAGCTCGCATCGAGGAGATAACGAAGCTGATCCAAGAATTCGGCAAGTATGAGATGAGGGACTTCGACGATCGGCGGGCCTTGGAGGTTCACACTGCAAAAGACTTCGTTTTCTCTATGCTGG GCCTGGTTCAGAAGCTGGACCACAAGTTACCCGTCTCCAACGAGTACCTGCTGCTGTCTGGGGGCGTGCGGGAGGGGGTGGTCGACATGAACCCCGACGAGCTGGGCGATTACGCCAGGGGCATGGACTACGACGTCGACTTCACGCTGCTGGTCCCGGCACTGAAGCTGCACGACCGCAACCAGCCGGTGACGCTGGACATGCGGCACTCGGCGCCCTGCCACTCGTGGCTCAGCCTGCGGCTCTTTGACGAGAGGACCATGGAGAAGTGGAGGGACTGCTGCACGGAGACGGGGCCCAGCCCGCCGGGCGGGGGAGGAGGCAGCCACTACTTCTCGCCCACCAAGGTGGCGGACTGGTTCTTCCGCTCGGTGCGCGCCGTCATCGAGGAGGTCCGCCGGCATCCGCAGCGCGGGGTCCCCGGCGTGGCGGCGGTGGAGAAGAACGGCACGGTGGTCACCGTCATCCTGAACGTGGGCCGCAGCCGCATGCTGTACGACATCGTGCCGGTGGTGTCCTTCAAGGGCTGGCCGGCCGTGGCCCAGAACTGGCTGATGGAGAACCACTTCTGGGACGGCAAGATCACCGAGGAGGAGGTGATCAGCGGCTTCTACCTGGTGCCGGCTTGCTCCAGCGGCGGCAACCCGGAGAATGAGTGGCGCCTGGCCTTCTCGCGGAGCGAGGTGCAGCTGAAGAAGTGCATTTCCACGCCACTGATCCAGGCCTACCAGGCCTACAAGGCCATGATCGTCAAGCTGCTGTCCCGGCCTCGGGCCGTCAGTCCCTACCACCTGAGGAGCCTGATGCTCTGGGCCTGCGACCGCCTGCCCTCCAACTTCCTCGGGCAGGAGGACAACATGGCGCACTTCCTCCTGGGCCTCCTCGACGACCTGGCCCACTGCCTGGTCAACAAGTCGTGCCCCAACTACTTCCTGCCGCAGTGCAACATGTTCGAGCAGCTGTCCGACAGCACGGTGCTGCTGCTGGCCTGCCGCCTGTCGTCGGTGCGCTCGGACCCGGCCGAGCACCTGCGCAGCGCCATCGAGCACGCCAAGGCAGCCGGCCGGCTGGCACAGGAGCTGCAGCAAGCCCTGCCGGGCCTGGCCTCCTCCCAGTCGGACGGGCTCCTCTCCAGCGCGGGCAGGCAGGACGACAGCCTGGCCCGCAAGCTCCAGCAGCTGGTGACGGAGAACCAGGGCAAGTCCATCTCTGTCTTCCTCAACCCGGATGACGTCAGCAAGCCGCACTTCCGGATCGACGATAAGTTTTTCTGA